From Hoeflea sp. 108:
CGGTCCATCTGCGCCTGGTTGATCTGCTGGGTGCCGTGATAGAGACCGGTGGTGTCACCGAGGCCGACCGTGTTGGCGGTGGCGAACAGGCGGAAGGCCGGGTGCGGACGGATGACGCGGCTCTGGTCGAGCAGGGTCAGTCGCCCCGACGATTCGAGCACGCGCTGAATGACGAACATCACGTCGGGGCGGCCGGCGTCGTATTCGTCGAACACCAGCGCGACATTGTGCTGATAGGCCCAGGGCAGGATGCCGTCGCGGAATTCGGTGACCTGCATGCCTTCCTTGACGACGATGGCGTCCTTGCCGACGAGGTCGATACGGCTGACATGGCTGTCGAGGTTGACGCGAACGCAGGGCCAGTTAAGGCGGGCAGCGACCTGTTCGATGTGGGTCGACTTGCCGGTGCCGTGGTAGCCCGACACCATGACGCGGCGGTTGTAGGCAAAGCCCGCGAGGATGGCCATCGTGGTGGCCTTGTCGAACAGATAGTCGGGATCGACGTCTGGCACATGCTCGCCGGCGGTCGAATAGGCCGGTACGACCATCTTCGAATCGAACCCGAAGGCTTCTTTCACCGACACCGTCGTGTCAGGCAGGTTGGCAATGTCGCGATCGACCTTGTTCATGACGTCTCCACGCGCGAAGCCTCAGCTACGCTGGCAATCGAATTTTTCTTCGGGGGCGGTCTTAAAGCCTTTTCCAGCCAGAGGAAAGTTGGAAAAAGGCCGCGACCGCGGCTGGCTCAACACAATCCCGCTTGCTTGAGCACGCGATAGGCCTGGAGCACGTCCCTGAAGCGGTCCTCCGACCCGCGATCACCGCCATTGGCGTCGGGGTGGTGGCGTTTCACCAGTTCCTTGTAGCGCGCCTTGATGTCGGCTCCGGTGGCCCTGGAATCGAGCCCCAGCGTATCCAGCGCCTTGGCCTCCAGCGGCTTTGCCTTGCGCTGGCGCGGCGTCCCGGCCCCTGTGCCGAACACGTTGTGGGGGTCGCGCATGCGATTGTAGTAGCCGGCGCGGCCCGAGCGCTGCTGGGCAAAGTCCGGTGCCGAGCGGGCTGTGGCAGAGCCGTTGGAACCGATGGTCCAGGTCGGGCGATGCCCGGTCAACGCTTCCTTCTGGAAGCGCGCGATGTCGCCGTCGGCGAGCCCGGAGAAATAATTGAAGCCCTTGTTGTACTCGCGCACATGGTCGAAGCAGAACTGGAAATACTCGCCCTCCCTCATGCGGCCCACGGGCGCGCGGTGGGTGCCCGCCTCCTTGCAGCCATCCCACTGGCAGATCGGCGCGCGCGACTTCACCTCCGCTTCCGGATCGGGACGGACGCGGATCTTGTCGAAATATTTCGAGTTCGTCTTCATCTGATGACATTTACCGCCGTATCGAGCGGCGAAACAAGAATTGACATTTCCAGGATGATCGCCCTAACCCCTGATTTGCGGCCCAATTGTGCCCGAAGGCTGTGATTGGTGGCGGCAAAGACACATGTGGTGAAAGGTGAGCCCGATGTCCATACAGACGTCCATCGAAGACAAGCTCAACAAGGCGTTTTCGCCCGAGCGCCTTGCGGTCATCAATGAGAGCCACCTGCATGCCGGCCATCACCATGTCGACGGCGGCCATCATGCTACCTTCGACGGCTCCGGCGAGACCCATTTCCGCATCCGCATCGTTTCACCTGCATTCGCCGGCATGAGCCGCATCGACCGCCACCGCGCCGTCAACGACGCGCTCTCGGCGGAGCTGAAGGCCGGCCTGCATGCGCTGGCCATCGAGCCGGCGGCCCCGGGCGAAGCAACCCGCTGGTAGGCTTCTGACGGGCCGACAGGCACCTGTCATCCGCCCGTCACATATATCCATCAATCTGGATATATGGATGCAAACACGACGATAGACGCGCTGGCCGCGCTGGCCCAGCCGACGCGGCTCGAGGCCTTCCGCCAACTGGCGGCGGCCGAGCCCGGGGGCATCGCCGCCGGCGAACTGGCGCGCCGGCTTGCCGTTCCGCAGAACACGCTGTCAGCCCACCTCGCCGTACTGGCCCGAGCCGGCCTTGCCAGAAGCGAGCGCAACGGCCGCTCCATCGTCTATCGCCCCGACCTGCCGGCATTGCGTGGCGTGCTCGCCTTCCTGCTCGATGATTGTTGCGGCGGCAGGCCGGAAGCCTGCGCGCCCCTGCTTGCCGAACCAACCCCCTGCTGCATTCCGTCGAAGTGAGACCCCATGACCCACAGGCCTTTCAACGTGCTCTTCCTGTGCACGGGCAACAGCGCCCGTTCGATCCTTGCCGAGGGTATCCTGCGCAAGGACGGTGCTCCCGGCTTCAACGCCTTCTCCGCCGGCAGCCAGCCCAAGGGCGCGGTCAATCCGTTCGCCCTGAAGGTGCTCGCAAGCTACGGCTACCCATCCGACGGCTTCAGGTCGAAGACCTGGGACGAGTTCGCCGCCGAAGGCGCGACGCAGATGGATTTCATCTTCACAGTCTGCGACGACGCAGCCGGTGAAGCCTGCCCTGTGTGGCTCGGCCACCCGGCCAATGCCCACTGGGGTATCGAGGACCCGAGCCATGTCGAAGGCACTGACATCGAAAAGGAGGCAGCCTTCGTCACTGCCTTCAAATACATGCGCAACCGCATCCAGGCCTTCATTGCCCTGCCGATCGCAAGCCTCGACCGCATGGCACTGGCTTCCCATCTCGAAGAGATAGGAAGAATGGACGGCGCGACCGGCAAGGCCGGCGGCACGGCAAGGTGAAAAGCGGGCCAATGCTGCGCCGGCTCCTGGCCGAGACGCTTGGAATGGCATTCCTGCTTGCGACCGTCGTCGGATCGGGGATCGCGGCAGTGCAATTGTCAGGCGGGAGCGCAGCGCTTGCATTGCTCTGCAACGCAGTCGCCACCGGAGCCATTCTCGTCGTCCTGATCACCGTGCTGGGGCCGGTGTCGGGCGCCCATCTCAACCCGGCGGTCAGCCTGACAATGGCGCTGGAGCGGCGCCTCGCATGGACGGCGCTCGGCCCGTACGTCGCAGCACAACTTGTCGGCGCGGTCCTCGGAGTGGTCGCCGCTCATATGATGTTCGAACAGCCCATGCTGCAGCTGTCGACAACTGGCCGGACAGGTCCCGGCCAGTGGCTCGGAGAAGCCATAGCCACCTTCGGTCTCCTGCTCACCATTTTCGGCTGCATAGCGCGAGCCCCGAAATCGACGCCCCTTGCCGTTGGTTTGTACGTTCTGGCAGCCTACTGGTTCACTTCGTCGACGTCTTTTGCCAATCCGGCGGTGACCATCGCACGCAGTCTGACCGATACCTTTGCCGGCATCGCGCCCACCGACGTACCAACGTTCATTGTAGCGCAAATGGTTGGCGCCTTTGCGGCAGTGCTGACCGGGAAAGCACTGTGGCCGGGGGTCAGCCCTGCTTGCGCTGCGCGACCGGCTCCACCGCCAAAACCGGCCGGATCCTGATTCGCGTCAGGCGGTTCTTGTCGCGCTTCATGACGATGAAGCGCTTGCCGTGAAAGGTGAAGGCCTGCTTTTCCTCGGGGATCGACTGGGCTTCGTGGATGACGAGGCCGGCGATGGTGGTGGCCTCGTCATCGGGCAGGCTCCAGTCGAGCGCACGATTGAGGTCGCGGATCGGCACCGAGCCGTCGACCACCACCGAGCCATCGGCTTCCTGCTTGACGCCCTGGATGTCGATGTCGTGTTCGTCGGCGATCTCGCCGACGATCTCCTCGATGATGTCTTCGAGCGTCACCAGCCCCTCGACCTCGCCATACTCGTCGACAACGATGGCAAAGTGCTGCTTGCGGCGCAGAAAGGCGTTGAGCTGGTCCTGCAGCGTCGTGGTGTCGGGCACGAACCACGGCTTGGACGCCACCTTGACCAGGTCGACCCGGGCATAGTCGCCCTCGACCTCGTTGAGGGCGCGCAGCAGGTCCTTCGCATGGATGACGCCGACGATGTTGTCGGTGGTGCCGCGCCACAGCGGCAAGCGCGTGTAGGGGCTCTGCAGCATTTCGCGCAGCAGCGCCTCCGGCGCCATGTCGGCGTTGATCAGCCGCATGTTGGTGCGATGGACCATGACGTCGGAGACTTCGAGTTCGTGCAGGTCGAGCAGACCGCCGACCTGGTCGCGATCCTGCTTCACCACCTGCCCCTCGCGATGAAGTTCGTTCATCGTGCCGCGCAGCTCGTCATGCGCCGAGCGCTGCGGCACGACCGCCGTCAGTTCGAAGCCGAGTGCGGCAAGCAACTGGTCGCGAAACGCCAGGAAGGCAAGGATGATCCCTGCCAAAACCGCCGCGACGATCCAGCCGGCCGCAATCATCCCTGACGGTTCTCCTTGAGGAAAGACAGCACTTCGGAAGCCGGCACGTCCTTGGCGATGAAGGACTGGCCGATGCCGCGCGTCAGGATGAAGGTCAGCGCGCCGCGCGACACCTTCTTGTCCTGGGTGATGTAGTTGAACAGCGCCTCGGCGTCGGGCAGGTCGCCGGGAATGTCCGACATGCGCCACGGCAGGCCGACCTCACGCAGATGCGCTTCGAGACGCGCCGCATCGTCGGGGCTGGCGAGATTGAGCCGGGCCGAGAAGCGGTGCGCCAGCGCCATGCCGATGGCGACTCCCTCGCCATGCACCAGGCGAGCGCCGTCATAGGCGGTGGCGGCCTCGAGCGCATGGCCGAAGGTATGGCCGAGATTGAGCAGTGCGCGGTCACCGGTCTCGAACTCGTCGCGGGCAACCACATCGGCCTTGGCGCGGCAGGACTGGGCGATAGCCTCGGTGCGGGCGGGGCCGCCAGCAAACACGTCCTGCCAGTTCTTTTCCAGCCAGGCGAAGAAATCGGGGCGGTCGATGAGACCGTATTTGGCAACTTCGGCATAGCCGGCGCGGAACTCGCGCACAGGCAGCGTGTCGAGGGCAGAGGTGTCGGCCAGCACCAGCTTGGGCTGGTGGAACACGCCGATCAGGTTCTTGCCGCGCGGGCTGTTGATGCCTGTCTTGCCGCCGACGGAAGAATCGACCTGGGCGAGCAGCGAGGTCGGCATCTGCACGAAATTCATGCCGCGGCGCACGATGCCGGCGGCGAAGCCGGTCAGATCGCCGATGACGCCGCCGCCGAGTGCTATCACCGCGTCGCCGCGTTCAAGACGGGCGGCGATGATGTCGTCGACCACTTTCTCGAGCGAATCGAAGCTTTTGGTCTTTTCACCGGCCGGAAGCTTGATGACTGCAGGCGGGTTGCCGGCAGCGGTGAGGCTTTCGACCAAGGGCGCGAGGTGGGCGGCAGCGACGTTCTCGTCGGTGACAATGGCGCAGCGCGCCTTTGGCAGGCGTTGCTGGATCAGGTCCGCGCCGCGCGCGATCAGCCCCGGACCGATCAGGATGTCATAGGCGCGGTCGCCAAGCCCGACTTCGACTGTGACGATGTCTGTCATTCGTGATCCTCCGAGCCTTCCGAAACGTGTATGCGGCCGGGCACACCAAGATGGTTGCACAGCGCCTCGATCACCTCGCTGGCAATCGCCTCCTTGCGATCGTCGCGCGTCGGCACTGTGAGGTCGGCCAGCGCATAGACCGGGTAGCGTTCGTCCATCAGCTTGGCGAGCACGGCGCGCGGGTCGGCATTCTGCAACAGCGGCCGGTTCTGCTTCTTGGAGACGCGCTCCATCAACAGGTCGAGTTCGGCCTTGAGCCAGACCGAGACGCCGTTGGCAGCGATTGCGCCCCTCGTCTGTGCGTTCATGAAGGCGCCGCCACCTGTCGACAGAACCTGCGGCCCGCCCTCCAGCACACGCCCGATGACGCGCTGCTCGAGCGCCCGGAATTCAGCCTCGCCGTAGCGCTCGAACAGTTCGGGGATGGTCATCCGCGACACGGCCTCGATCTCGTGGTCGCTGTCGATGAAACCGAGGCCGAGCACCTGGGCGACCTTGCGGCCGATGGCCGTCTTGCCTGCCCCCATCAGCCCGACAAAGACGATCGAGCGGGTACCGAGCCGGTCGAGCAGCGCAGCGCTGGAGCACTCGGGCGATGTATTTGGCGCGTCGGGTGTCATGGGTTCCCTTTCGTCGGCGTTTCGACATGAAAAGCCCCGTTGCGTCAAGCGCATGCGCCGCCCCTGCCCTTGAAATGGCACGAACGGCGTCCCATAAGGGCACACGACTCATTAAGACCTTGACTGGGTAAGACGGGCGAACACATCGATGCCGACACTTTTCCGGTTCCTTGTAACGCTCGCAGTCCTGGCGGGCATCGTCTACGGCGCCATGTTTGCGCTGGTGATGTTCGTGGAGCCGAAGAAGTCGGAAATCTCGGTCCGCATCCCGCCCGAGAAGCTCAATCCGAAGAAATGAAATCGGGCGCGCGCATCGAGGCCTTCCTCGAAATGATGGCCGCC
This genomic window contains:
- the cobS gene encoding cobaltochelatase subunit CobS, which encodes MNKVDRDIANLPDTTVSVKEAFGFDSKMVVPAYSTAGEHVPDVDPDYLFDKATTMAILAGFAYNRRVMVSGYHGTGKSTHIEQVAARLNWPCVRVNLDSHVSRIDLVGKDAIVVKEGMQVTEFRDGILPWAYQHNVALVFDEYDAGRPDVMFVIQRVLESSGRLTLLDQSRVIRPHPAFRLFATANTVGLGDTTGLYHGTQQINQAQMDRWSIVTTLNYLPHDNEVNIVVAKAKHYRDAKGKEIVNKMVRVADMTRSAFVNGDLSTVMSPRTVITWAENAEIFGDVGMAFRLTFLNKCDELERSVVAEFYQRAFGEDLPESSANVVLG
- a CDS encoding MIP/aquaporin family protein, translating into MLRRLLAETLGMAFLLATVVGSGIAAVQLSGGSAALALLCNAVATGAILVVLITVLGPVSGAHLNPAVSLTMALERRLAWTALGPYVAAQLVGAVLGVVAAHMMFEQPMLQLSTTGRTGPGQWLGEAIATFGLLLTIFGCIARAPKSTPLAVGLYVLAAYWFTSSTSFANPAVTIARSLTDTFAGIAPTDVPTFIVAQMVGAFAAVLTGKALWPGVSPACAARPAPPPKPAGS
- a CDS encoding J domain-containing protein, which codes for MKTNSKYFDKIRVRPDPEAEVKSRAPICQWDGCKEAGTHRAPVGRMREGEYFQFCFDHVREYNKGFNYFSGLADGDIARFQKEALTGHRPTWTIGSNGSATARSAPDFAQQRSGRAGYYNRMRDPHNVFGTGAGTPRQRKAKPLEAKALDTLGLDSRATGADIKARYKELVKRHHPDANGGDRGSEDRFRDVLQAYRVLKQAGLC
- a CDS encoding shikimate kinase; translation: MTPDAPNTSPECSSAALLDRLGTRSIVFVGLMGAGKTAIGRKVAQVLGLGFIDSDHEIEAVSRMTIPELFERYGEAEFRALEQRVIGRVLEGGPQVLSTGGGAFMNAQTRGAIAANGVSVWLKAELDLLMERVSKKQNRPLLQNADPRAVLAKLMDERYPVYALADLTVPTRDDRKEAIASEVIEALCNHLGVPGRIHVSEGSEDHE
- a CDS encoding transporter associated domain-containing protein — translated: MIAAGWIVAAVLAGIILAFLAFRDQLLAALGFELTAVVPQRSAHDELRGTMNELHREGQVVKQDRDQVGGLLDLHELEVSDVMVHRTNMRLINADMAPEALLREMLQSPYTRLPLWRGTTDNIVGVIHAKDLLRALNEVEGDYARVDLVKVASKPWFVPDTTTLQDQLNAFLRRKQHFAIVVDEYGEVEGLVTLEDIIEEIVGEIADEHDIDIQGVKQEADGSVVVDGSVPIRDLNRALDWSLPDDEATTIAGLVIHEAQSIPEEKQAFTFHGKRFIVMKRDKNRLTRIRIRPVLAVEPVAQRKQG
- the aroB gene encoding 3-dehydroquinate synthase, with protein sequence MTDIVTVEVGLGDRAYDILIGPGLIARGADLIQQRLPKARCAIVTDENVAAAHLAPLVESLTAAGNPPAVIKLPAGEKTKSFDSLEKVVDDIIAARLERGDAVIALGGGVIGDLTGFAAGIVRRGMNFVQMPTSLLAQVDSSVGGKTGINSPRGKNLIGVFHQPKLVLADTSALDTLPVREFRAGYAEVAKYGLIDRPDFFAWLEKNWQDVFAGGPARTEAIAQSCRAKADVVARDEFETGDRALLNLGHTFGHALEAATAYDGARLVHGEGVAIGMALAHRFSARLNLASPDDAARLEAHLREVGLPWRMSDIPGDLPDAEALFNYITQDKKVSRGALTFILTRGIGQSFIAKDVPASEVLSFLKENRQG
- a CDS encoding arsenate reductase ArsC, with the translated sequence MTHRPFNVLFLCTGNSARSILAEGILRKDGAPGFNAFSAGSQPKGAVNPFALKVLASYGYPSDGFRSKTWDEFAAEGATQMDFIFTVCDDAAGEACPVWLGHPANAHWGIEDPSHVEGTDIEKEAAFVTAFKYMRNRIQAFIALPIASLDRMALASHLEEIGRMDGATGKAGGTAR
- a CDS encoding metalloregulator ArsR/SmtB family transcription factor, which produces MDANTTIDALAALAQPTRLEAFRQLAAAEPGGIAAGELARRLAVPQNTLSAHLAVLARAGLARSERNGRSIVYRPDLPALRGVLAFLLDDCCGGRPEACAPLLAEPTPCCIPSK
- a CDS encoding BolA family transcriptional regulator gives rise to the protein MSIQTSIEDKLNKAFSPERLAVINESHLHAGHHHVDGGHHATFDGSGETHFRIRIVSPAFAGMSRIDRHRAVNDALSAELKAGLHALAIEPAAPGEATRW